The Methylomonas montana genome has a window encoding:
- a CDS encoding 5'-nucleotidase, giving the protein MDNQKLVVAVSSRTLFDLDESHTIFENQGKEAFCRYQIEHENEILQPGFGFSLVKKFLDINKAFPGAPLVEIILLSQNSADTGLRIFNSINHHQLAISRAAFTSGVSPYEYIPAFGAHLFLSANGEDVRKALAAGYAAATIVSGAVANPSSQLRIAFDGDSVLFSDESERIYQQHGLAAFAANERSEAHKPLSGGPLKEFLSALHRIQNHFDQELSPIRTALVTARAAPAHERVVRTLRAWGIRIDEALFLGGMPKGAFLKAFGADIFFDDQKGHCESAELHQVAAAHVPHGVTNQNGS; this is encoded by the coding sequence ATGGATAATCAAAAACTGGTGGTGGCCGTGTCGTCGCGGACCTTGTTCGATTTGGACGAGTCGCATACGATTTTCGAAAACCAGGGCAAGGAAGCGTTTTGTCGTTACCAGATCGAGCACGAAAACGAAATTTTGCAGCCCGGTTTCGGGTTTTCCTTGGTGAAAAAATTCCTCGACATCAATAAAGCGTTTCCCGGTGCGCCGCTGGTGGAGATCATCCTGCTATCGCAAAATAGTGCTGACACCGGTTTGCGGATATTCAATTCCATCAACCATCACCAACTGGCGATCAGCCGGGCCGCGTTTACCAGCGGGGTTTCGCCTTACGAATATATTCCGGCCTTCGGCGCGCATTTGTTTCTGTCAGCCAACGGCGAGGATGTCAGGAAAGCGCTGGCTGCCGGTTATGCTGCGGCGACCATCGTCTCGGGCGCAGTCGCCAATCCGTCGTCGCAATTGCGTATTGCATTCGACGGCGATTCGGTGCTGTTTTCCGACGAATCCGAACGGATATATCAGCAACATGGTTTGGCGGCATTTGCCGCCAACGAGCGTAGCGAGGCGCATAAGCCTCTGTCCGGCGGGCCGTTGAAGGAATTCTTAAGCGCCTTGCACCGGATCCAGAACCATTTCGATCAAGAATTGTCGCCGATCCGCACTGCACTGGTCACGGCCCGTGCCGCGCCGGCCCATGAACGGGTAGTCAGAACCTTGCGGGCTTGGGGGATTCGTATCGATGAAGCCTTGTTTTTGGGCGGCATGCCCAAGGGCGCGTTTTTAAAAGCGTTCGGCGCCGATATTTTCTTTGACGATCAGAAAGGGCATTGCGAGTCGGCGGAATTGCATCAGGTTGCCGCCGCTCACGTGCCGCACGGCGTCACGAATCAAAACGGATCCTGA
- a CDS encoding SPOR domain-containing protein, which translates to MAESTGSKKTGAKNKKTLDAFADDLDAMLNIDDISSKTVGTIDDDEAIDRLLVGDETVERDERQEFEEFADIDSLLAGDDLSAKQNLADDFDEFGDDFDTDIAIHPRRTGQTVDDEFADIVGAENRQEDVELAAAEVFDEVAALERVGEVEDLADEEPMLVAGSAVAPRDELENMTEIDEFSDDSALVGTHADFLMADFDISADDDFVSPVVPPIDEFALAEEFPAAGVEPVDEQPLPTGPDLSMEQELSAAIEEEPVEEVVAAPVREANPEPLRTPEPVQQTPPAPIPVPAVDYSGDIGTLNRQIVELKKHQQQIRHDLTELAGKDELSSCLNGLESLQTEQKKNKRGLDALAAKKPVAAYVANGVAAAALLIGTGLGIQGMIAKSQVGDLVTIIGKLQEQISSAPASDAADKEMLRKQMDELTVSSGVMSTQIGELNKAIQPDAGGGKPTGDLGKQLAELGNQNMQMGAAIEALQTKMSVLEKGRSAAAAPVAKPEKKKPEVVQENWAVNLIAFKQDWYAKRKAEEFAGKGVPAKVSKTEAKGESWYRLSVDGFKSQYEAASYAAKVKKTLNLDSVWVTRNKD; encoded by the coding sequence ATGGCTGAATCGACAGGTAGTAAAAAGACTGGCGCTAAAAACAAAAAAACCTTGGATGCGTTCGCTGACGATTTGGATGCGATGCTCAATATTGACGATATATCCAGCAAGACGGTCGGCACGATAGACGACGATGAGGCAATCGATCGCCTATTGGTTGGCGACGAAACCGTCGAGCGAGACGAGCGGCAGGAATTCGAGGAGTTTGCCGACATCGACAGCTTGCTAGCCGGCGACGACCTGAGTGCTAAGCAAAATCTGGCCGATGATTTCGATGAATTTGGCGACGATTTCGACACAGACATCGCCATCCATCCCCGTCGCACCGGACAAACGGTTGACGACGAGTTTGCCGACATTGTTGGTGCCGAAAACCGCCAAGAGGACGTCGAACTGGCGGCGGCCGAGGTATTTGACGAGGTGGCGGCATTGGAGCGCGTCGGCGAGGTCGAGGATTTGGCCGACGAAGAGCCGATGTTAGTCGCCGGCTCGGCAGTAGCGCCCAGGGATGAGTTGGAGAACATGACGGAAATCGATGAGTTTTCCGATGACTCGGCGTTGGTGGGTACTCATGCCGATTTTCTAATGGCCGATTTCGATATTTCTGCGGACGACGACTTTGTATCGCCGGTCGTGCCGCCAATCGATGAATTTGCGCTGGCCGAGGAATTTCCAGCCGCTGGCGTTGAGCCTGTCGACGAACAGCCGTTGCCGACTGGGCCGGATTTATCGATGGAGCAGGAATTGTCTGCGGCCATCGAAGAGGAACCAGTCGAAGAGGTGGTAGCTGCGCCGGTGCGAGAAGCAAATCCGGAACCGTTGCGGACGCCGGAACCGGTCCAGCAAACGCCGCCCGCGCCGATACCGGTACCGGCGGTCGATTATAGCGGCGACATTGGCACGTTGAACCGGCAAATCGTCGAGCTTAAGAAACATCAGCAACAAATCCGGCACGACTTGACCGAGTTGGCCGGCAAAGACGAATTATCGAGTTGCCTGAATGGCCTGGAAAGTTTGCAGACCGAACAGAAAAAAAACAAGCGCGGCTTGGATGCGCTTGCCGCTAAAAAACCGGTGGCGGCTTATGTCGCCAACGGCGTGGCCGCCGCGGCCTTGTTGATCGGCACCGGCCTGGGCATTCAAGGCATGATCGCCAAGTCGCAGGTCGGCGACTTAGTGACTATCATCGGCAAGTTGCAAGAACAGATCAGTTCCGCGCCGGCCAGCGATGCCGCCGACAAGGAAATGCTGCGCAAGCAGATGGACGAATTGACGGTAAGCAGCGGGGTGATGTCCACCCAGATCGGTGAACTGAACAAGGCCATACAACCCGATGCCGGAGGTGGTAAACCTACCGGCGATCTGGGCAAACAATTAGCCGAACTTGGCAACCAAAATATGCAAATGGGCGCGGCGATAGAAGCCTTGCAAACCAAGATGAGCGTGCTGGAAAAAGGCCGGTCGGCGGCAGCGGCGCCGGTGGCGAAACCCGAAAAGAAAAAGCCGGAAGTGGTTCAGGAAAACTGGGCGGTGAACCTGATCGCCTTCAAACAGGACTGGTATGCCAAACGCAAAGCCGAAGAGTTTGCCGGCAAGGGTGTGCCGGCCAAAGTCAGCAAAACCGAAGCCAAGGGCGAAAGTTGGTATCGCTTGAGTGTCGATGGTTTTAAATCCCAGTACGAGGCCGCGTCTTACGCGGCGAAGGTCAAGAAAACCCTCAATCTGGATTCGGTATGGGTTACCCGTAATAAAGACTAG
- a CDS encoding class I SAM-dependent methyltransferase, translating into MMANKAFDAMFSGVIGQEYQMLKLICPLATEMSRLVGVEVGTYCQAQQSPQTVVELGGGTGITTLSILSAADHLSLLSVDNEPAMQNQAKQSLQDWVAAGRLNFSGDDALSALRALANDSVDMVASAYTMHNFQNDYRRQVYAEIYRVLKPGGKFVNGDRYALDDMSAHTRSTQREVGGYFKVLTEINRLDLLEHWIIHLFNDESENHIMREATALGQLADAGFRQIELKQRMEVNALVTAVK; encoded by the coding sequence ATGATGGCCAATAAGGCCTTCGATGCGATGTTCTCCGGCGTGATCGGCCAGGAATATCAAATGTTGAAGTTAATTTGCCCGCTGGCGACGGAAATGAGTCGCCTGGTTGGCGTCGAGGTGGGCACCTATTGCCAAGCACAACAGAGTCCGCAAACGGTGGTCGAACTTGGCGGCGGTACCGGCATCACCACCTTGTCGATTTTGTCGGCCGCCGATCACTTGAGCCTGCTCAGCGTCGATAACGAGCCCGCTATGCAGAATCAGGCTAAACAGAGTTTGCAGGACTGGGTAGCGGCGGGCCGCTTAAATTTTTCCGGCGACGATGCACTGAGCGCATTGCGGGCGCTGGCGAACGATAGCGTCGATATGGTGGCGTCGGCCTACACCATGCATAATTTTCAAAACGATTATCGCCGACAGGTCTATGCCGAAATATATCGGGTGTTAAAACCCGGCGGCAAATTCGTCAACGGCGATCGTTATGCCTTGGACGACATGTCCGCGCATACTCGCAGCACGCAGCGGGAAGTGGGCGGTTATTTTAAGGTATTGACCGAAATCAATCGGCTGGATTTGCTTGAACATTGGATTATCCACTTGTTCAATGACGAATCGGAAAACCATATCATGCGGGAAGCGACGGCTCTCGGACAACTGGCCGACGCCGGATTCCGGCAAATCGAGTTAAAACAACGCATGGAGGTCAATGCGTTGGTGACGGCGGTTAAATGA
- a CDS encoding DUF1244 domain-containing protein, giving the protein MVQTDHIELEAAAFRQLLAHLQQHTEVQNIELMVLADFCRNCLAKWYAAAATERGVEIDYEQAREIVYGMPYSEWKAKYQREATPEQLAAYDAKQKLKGQS; this is encoded by the coding sequence ATGGTTCAAACCGATCATATCGAATTGGAAGCCGCAGCTTTCAGACAACTGCTAGCCCATTTGCAACAGCATACCGAAGTACAAAATATCGAACTGATGGTGCTCGCCGATTTTTGCCGGAATTGTCTAGCGAAATGGTATGCGGCCGCGGCAACCGAGCGCGGCGTTGAGATCGATTACGAGCAAGCGCGGGAAATTGTTTACGGTATGCCTTATAGTGAATGGAAGGCTAAATACCAACGCGAAGCCACCCCCGAACAACTGGCCGCTTACGACGCCAAACAAAAGTTAAAAGGACAGTCATGA
- a CDS encoding septation protein A translates to MKPLLEFFPIVLFFVAFKLYDIYIATGVVIAATIVQVITYWLVYRKVETMQWITLGLILVMGGATLYLQDEQFIKWKLTIIEWLFGGAFLVSQFIGKKTFIERMMGANLELPDRIWKRLNLSWSLFFIGIGFLNLYVMSNYSTDDWVSFKTFGVPGLMIIFIAVQMIFLYKYVPAPEAKE, encoded by the coding sequence ATGAAACCGCTTTTAGAGTTTTTCCCTATCGTTCTGTTCTTTGTCGCCTTTAAACTGTACGACATTTACATCGCCACCGGCGTGGTGATCGCGGCAACTATCGTCCAGGTGATTACCTACTGGCTGGTATACCGCAAAGTCGAGACCATGCAGTGGATCACTCTAGGCTTGATTCTGGTGATGGGCGGCGCCACGCTATATTTACAGGACGAGCAATTCATTAAATGGAAATTAACCATCATAGAATGGTTATTCGGCGGCGCCTTTTTGGTCAGTCAGTTTATCGGCAAGAAAACCTTTATCGAACGGATGATGGGCGCGAATCTGGAGTTGCCGGACCGGATATGGAAGCGTCTGAATTTAAGTTGGTCTTTGTTTTTTATCGGGATCGGCTTTCTTAATCTATACGTGATGTCGAACTACAGCACCGACGATTGGGTCAGTTTCAAAACCTTCGGCGTCCCTGGTTTGATGATCATCTTCATTGCCGTGCAGATGATCTTCTTATATAAATACGTGCCGGCGCCGGAGGCGAAAGAATAA
- a CDS encoding YciI family protein: protein MLYAIIAEDVADSLSKRQAVRPQHLQRLEYLQNQGRLVLAGPHPAIDSDNPGDAGFTGSLIVAEFTDLQDAQNWANADPYLAAGVYASVIVKPFKQVFPQ from the coding sequence ATGCTGTATGCCATTATTGCGGAAGATGTCGCCGATAGCTTGAGTAAACGACAAGCTGTCCGTCCGCAGCATCTGCAACGCTTGGAATATCTGCAAAACCAGGGCCGTTTGGTATTGGCCGGCCCACATCCGGCTATCGACAGCGACAACCCCGGCGATGCCGGTTTTACCGGCAGCCTGATCGTTGCCGAGTTTACCGACTTGCAGGATGCACAAAACTGGGCAAACGCCGACCCGTATCTCGCCGCCGGCGTTTATGCCAGCGTTATTGTTAAACCTTTTAAACAAGTATTTCCCCAATGA
- a CDS encoding BolA family protein, which translates to MTADHIRQKLEEAFKPELIEIIDHSAAHAGHAGNKGGGHYHVTLVSAQFEGKSLVQRHQLVYQALGDMMKDEIHALGINALTPSENS; encoded by the coding sequence ATGACAGCCGACCATATCAGACAGAAGCTGGAAGAAGCTTTTAAGCCAGAATTAATCGAAATCATCGATCATAGCGCCGCTCACGCCGGACATGCCGGCAATAAGGGCGGCGGCCATTACCATGTCACTCTCGTATCCGCTCAATTTGAAGGCAAATCGCTGGTGCAAAGGCATCAGCTGGTTTACCAAGCTCTGGGCGACATGATGAAGGATGAAATCCATGCCCTCGGCATTAACGCTTTAACCCCCTCTGAAAACAGCTAA
- a CDS encoding peptidylprolyl isomerase: MKLKLIPLILASTALLPGCFEEKAKDTAAPAAPVVTKEDAVASVNGTYISKKTLETLEKEIAERSQGQTFPKEQLLEELIQRELLIQQAVQKQLDKAPEVIERMATVRNSLLSQAALQDYLKTNPVTDEEIKAEYDSKMANMGSEYKARHILVKTEDEAKKLIAELEKGGDFTALAKKHSIDPMGSEGGDLGWFTADRMVPPFSEAVVALENGKFSKQPVQTQFGWHVILREESRALTPPPFDAVKEQIRPMLQRQKAQAMIENLRKNAKVEVLLPPTPPKAEEAQPAAPAEPAAPAPAAEQAPAEPAAAAPTTEAKPAEPASTAK; this comes from the coding sequence ATGAAATTGAAACTTATCCCCCTGATACTGGCCAGCACCGCCCTGTTACCAGGCTGCTTCGAAGAAAAAGCTAAAGACACTGCTGCCCCAGCGGCACCGGTTGTCACTAAAGAGGACGCGGTTGCCTCGGTTAACGGTACTTATATCAGCAAAAAAACTCTGGAAACCCTGGAAAAAGAAATTGCCGAACGCAGCCAGGGCCAGACGTTTCCTAAAGAGCAATTATTGGAAGAGCTGATTCAACGCGAATTGTTGATTCAACAAGCCGTACAAAAGCAATTGGATAAAGCCCCGGAAGTCATCGAGCGTATGGCTACCGTTAGAAATTCCTTGTTATCGCAAGCCGCTCTGCAAGATTATCTGAAAACCAACCCGGTCACCGACGAAGAAATCAAAGCGGAATACGACTCTAAAATGGCTAATATGGGCAGCGAATACAAAGCCCGTCATATCTTGGTAAAAACCGAAGACGAAGCGAAAAAACTGATCGCGGAACTGGAAAAAGGCGGCGACTTTACTGCGCTGGCTAAGAAACATTCCATCGACCCGATGGGCTCGGAAGGCGGCGATTTAGGTTGGTTTACCGCCGACCGCATGGTCCCGCCTTTCTCCGAAGCGGTTGTTGCGCTGGAAAACGGCAAATTCAGCAAACAACCGGTGCAAACTCAGTTCGGCTGGCACGTGATTTTGCGTGAAGAATCCAGAGCATTGACCCCACCGCCGTTCGACGCGGTGAAGGAACAAATTCGGCCGATGCTGCAGCGTCAGAAAGCACAGGCCATGATCGAAAATCTGCGTAAAAACGCTAAAGTCGAAGTGCTGTTGCCGCCCACACCGCCAAAAGCGGAAGAAGCCCAACCAGCCGCTCCGGCAGAACCGGCCGCGCCAGCGCCTGCTGCTGAACAGGCACCTGCTGAACCAGCCGCCGCAGCACCAACCACCGAAGCCAAACCCGCCGAACCGGCAAGCACAGCGAAGTAA
- a CDS encoding (2Fe-2S)-binding protein — MYVCVCKAITDKQVTQAINQGVCSRRQLMQCTGAGGVCGKCTASIKAMLDENLQNQPMRAQAA; from the coding sequence ATGTACGTTTGTGTGTGTAAAGCGATCACCGATAAGCAGGTAACTCAAGCAATCAATCAGGGTGTGTGTAGTCGTAGGCAGTTGATGCAATGCACGGGGGCGGGCGGCGTGTGCGGAAAATGCACGGCCAGCATCAAAGCCATGCTGGACGAGAATCTGCAAAATCAGCCGATGCGAGCGCAGGCGGCTTAA
- a CDS encoding formate dehydrogenase subunit gamma, whose product MQDYQTQKPIVLEILNTHQAMPGNLLPILHGIQDTLGYIPPAAVADIAKSLNLSHAEVHGVISFYHYFRDTPPGKHTVRICRAESCQAMNGKSLENHAKNKLGIDFHETTADGSFSLEPVYCLGNCACSPSITVDDEVFGRVTPEKFDRLLASFKGTE is encoded by the coding sequence ATGCAAGACTATCAAACCCAAAAACCCATAGTGTTGGAGATACTGAACACTCATCAAGCGATGCCGGGTAACCTGTTGCCAATTTTGCATGGCATTCAGGATACACTGGGCTACATCCCGCCCGCAGCTGTCGCGGACATTGCCAAATCGCTCAATCTTTCCCACGCAGAAGTACATGGGGTTATTAGTTTCTATCATTATTTTCGGGACACTCCACCCGGCAAACATACCGTCAGAATTTGTCGGGCCGAATCGTGCCAGGCCATGAACGGAAAGTCTTTAGAAAATCATGCAAAAAATAAGCTTGGCATCGACTTTCATGAAACCACGGCCGACGGCTCCTTTTCACTGGAACCTGTTTATTGCCTGGGAAACTGCGCTTGCTCACCATCGATTACTGTAGACGACGAGGTGTTTGGCCGCGTCACTCCGGAAAAATTCGATCGACTGCTAGCCTCATTTAAAGGTACCGAATAA
- a CDS encoding formate dehydrogenase beta subunit: protein MTRVFISRDSTALSLGAEQVSKALKQQTADIDKNVEIVRNGSRGLFWLEPLIEVETSQGRVAYGPVQVEDVASLLDAGLLEGKQHPLYLGNIEDLPYFKNQNRLTFARVGLTDPVNIDDYLAHDGYRGLKNALGLQPAEIVKHVTDSGLRGRGGAAFPTGIKWNTVLNAPAEQKYIVCNADEGDSGTFSDRMIMEGDPFVLIEGMTIAGLAVGATQGYIYLRVEYPHAKVALNQAIEAAYKNGYLGEDIQGSGKTFHLEVRSGAGAYICGEETSLLESLEGKRGLVRFKPPLPAIVGLFGKPTIVNNVISLASIPVILDKGGEYYKNYGMGRSRGTLPLQLAGNIKHPGLFEAAFGMTLRELLYDYGGGTASGRPIRAVQVGGPLGAYLHEGQFDTPLDYEAFAAISAVLGHGGIVVHDETVNMADMARYAMEFCVEESCGKCTPCRIGSTRGVEVIDRIVDGVQKDKNTVLLRDLCDTMTYGSLCAMGGMTPFPVLSALNHFPEDFGLEAAKA from the coding sequence ATGACCCGCGTATTTATTTCCCGCGACTCCACCGCGCTTTCTCTCGGCGCGGAGCAAGTAAGCAAAGCACTCAAGCAGCAAACCGCCGACATAGACAAAAATGTCGAAATTGTCCGTAACGGCTCACGCGGACTATTCTGGCTAGAACCACTCATCGAAGTTGAAACCAGTCAAGGTCGAGTAGCTTATGGCCCGGTTCAAGTAGAAGATGTTGCGTCTTTACTCGACGCCGGCCTGCTGGAAGGCAAGCAACACCCGCTCTATTTGGGTAACATCGAAGATTTACCGTATTTCAAAAACCAGAACCGCTTAACCTTTGCTCGTGTCGGCCTGACCGACCCAGTCAACATTGATGACTATCTGGCTCACGACGGCTATCGCGGCCTGAAAAATGCCTTAGGCTTACAACCCGCTGAAATCGTCAAGCACGTTACCGACTCGGGCCTGCGCGGTCGCGGCGGCGCGGCATTCCCAACCGGCATCAAATGGAACACCGTGTTGAATGCACCGGCCGAACAAAAATACATCGTCTGCAACGCCGACGAAGGCGACTCCGGCACGTTCTCTGACCGGATGATCATGGAAGGCGACCCCTTCGTTTTGATCGAAGGCATGACCATCGCCGGTCTGGCGGTCGGTGCGACTCAAGGTTACATCTATCTGCGCGTCGAATATCCGCATGCCAAGGTAGCATTGAATCAAGCCATTGAAGCGGCCTACAAAAATGGTTATTTGGGCGAAGACATTCAAGGCAGCGGCAAGACCTTCCACCTGGAAGTGCGCAGTGGCGCCGGCGCTTACATTTGCGGCGAAGAAACCTCACTTCTGGAAAGTCTGGAAGGTAAACGCGGTTTAGTGCGCTTCAAGCCGCCGCTTCCCGCTATCGTCGGTCTGTTCGGCAAGCCCACCATCGTCAACAATGTCATTTCACTGGCCTCAATTCCGGTGATTCTGGACAAAGGCGGCGAATATTATAAAAACTACGGGATGGGCCGTTCGCGCGGCACCCTGCCCTTGCAACTGGCCGGCAACATTAAACATCCGGGATTGTTTGAAGCGGCTTTCGGCATGACCTTACGCGAATTGCTTTACGATTACGGTGGCGGCACTGCCAGTGGCAGACCGATACGCGCCGTGCAGGTCGGCGGTCCCTTGGGCGCTTATCTACACGAAGGCCAGTTCGATACCCCGCTCGATTACGAAGCCTTCGCGGCTATATCGGCGGTATTGGGCCACGGCGGCATCGTCGTGCATGACGAAACCGTCAATATGGCCGACATGGCCCGTTATGCGATGGAATTTTGCGTGGAAGAATCCTGCGGCAAATGCACACCTTGCCGGATCGGATCGACGCGCGGCGTTGAAGTAATTGACCGCATCGTCGACGGCGTGCAAAAGGATAAAAATACCGTGTTGTTGCGCGATTTGTGTGACACCATGACCTACGGATCTTTGTGTGCGATGGGCGGCATGACACCTTTTCCGGTGTTGAGCGCGCTGAATCATTTCCCTGAAGACTTTGGCCTCGAAGCCGCCAAAGCCTGA